A stretch of the Arachis stenosperma cultivar V10309 chromosome 6, arast.V10309.gnm1.PFL2, whole genome shotgun sequence genome encodes the following:
- the LOC130936372 gene encoding boron transporter 1-like codes for MEETFVPLEGIKNDLRGRLMCYKQDWTGGIKAGLRIWAPTTYIFFASAIPVISFGEQLERDTDGVLTAVQTLASTSICGIIHSIIGGQPLLILGVAEPTVIMYTFMFNFAKERAELGRELFLAWTGWVCVWTALLLFLLAILGACSIINRFTRIAGELFGLLIAMLFMQQAIKGLVDEFRIPERQNPKAIEFLHSWRFANGMFALVLSFGLLLTALRSRKARSWRYGSGWLRSLIADYGVPLMVLVWTGVSYIPSSSVPSGIPRRLFSPNPWSPGAYENWTVIKDMLQVPVVYIIGAFIPATMIAVLYYFDHSVASQLAQQNEFNLRKPSSYHYDLLLLGFLTLMCGLIGIPPANGVIPQSPMHTKSLATLKHQLLRNRLVATARKSIGKNASLGQLYGNMQEAYHQMQTPLVYQDPSARTQGLKELKESTIIAATSMGNMDAPVDETLFDVEKEIDDLLPVEVKEQRLSNLLQSTMVGGCVAAMPLLKKIPTSVLWGYFAFMAIESLPGNQFWERILLLFTAPSRRYKVLEDYHATFVETVPFKTIATFTIFQTLYLLVCFGLTWVPIAGVMFPMMIMLLVPVRQYFLPRFFKGPHLQDLDAASYEEQTALPYNIATQSEFGAGASQVGEGEILDEVITRSRGEFRRTNSPKVTSSTPTPGNDLKGLQSPRLSFNSRRGELSAEHSPRSGTRGPHSPMAREVRLANLGRSPLSSDSKQHNNK; via the exons ATGGAAGAAACATTTGTACCACTGGAAGGTATCAAGAATGATCTCAGAGGAAGATTGATGTGTTATAAGCAAGATTGGACTGGTGGAATCAAAGCTGGTTTGAG GATTTGGGCCCCCACTACATACATATTCTTTGCATCTGCAATCCCTGTCATTTCATTTGGTGAACAACTAGAGCGAGACACAG ATGGTGTTCTAACTGCGGTTCAAACACTGGCTTCAACTTCAATATGTGGCATCATACATTCAATCATTGGTGGTCAACCTTTGCTGATATTGGGTGTGGCAGAGCCCACTGTAATCATGTACACATTCATGTTCAATTTTGCAAAGGAGAGAGCAGAGTTGGGTAGGGAACTCTTTCTGGCATGGACTGGTTGGGTGTGTGTATGGACGGCACTCTTGCTCTTCTTGTTGGCCATTCTTGGAGCTTGCTCCATAATCAATAGGTTTACAAGAATTGCAGGAGAGTTGTTTGGCCTTCTCATTGCAATGCTCTTCATGCAGCAAGCTATCAAA GGTCTGGTGGATGAGTTTCGCATACCGGAACGACAGAATCCGAAAGCAATCGAATTCTTACATTCATGGAGATTTGCTAATGGCATGTTTGCATTAGTCCTTTCATTTGGCCTTCTTCTCACTGCATTGAGAAGCAGAAAGGCCAGGTCATGGCGCTATGGTAGTG GTTGGCTTAGGAGCTTAATAGCAGATTATGGTGTGCCACTTATGGTGTTAGTTTGGACTGGTGTGTCCTACATACCATCTTCAAGTGTTCCAAGTGGTATACCAAGGCGCCTCTTCAGCCCAAATCCATGGTCTCCAGGTGCATATGAGAATTGGACTGTCATTAAG GATATGCTTCAAGTTCCTGTGGTGTACATAATTGGAGCATTTATCCCAGCAACCATGATTGCAGTGCTTTATTACTTTGATCATAGTGTGGCATCCCAGCTTGCACAGCAGAACGAGTTCAATTTGAGAAAACCATCTTCTTACCATTATGATTTGCTTCTTTTGGGGTTCTTG ACCTTAATGTGTGGCCTTATTGGAATACCTCCTGCAAATGGAGTCATACCACAATCACCAATGCACACAAAGAGTCTTGCAACTCTTAAACATCAG CTGCTTCGCAACAGACTCGTGGCAACGGCGCGAAAAAGTATAGGAAAAAATGCTAGTTTAGGACAGTTGTATGGTAATATGCAAGAAGCCTATCATCAGATGCAGACACCTCTTGTTTACCAAGACCCTTCTGCTAGA ACACAAGGACTAAAGGAGCTCAAAGAATCAACAATAATAGCAGCTACAAGCATGGGAAACATGGATGCACCAGTGGATGAGACTCTATTTGATGTTGAGAAAGAGATAGATGACTTGCTTCCTGTTGAGGTAAAAGAACAACGTCTAAGCAATTTACTTCAGTCAACCATGGTGGGAGGATGTGTTGCAGCCATGCCTTTACTCAAGAAGATTCCAACCTCAGTCCTATGGGGCTACTTTGCATTCATGGCCATCGAAAGTTTGCCCGGAAACCAGTTCTGGGAGAGGATCCTTCTTCTCTTCACTGCACCTAGCAGAAGATACAA GGTGCTTGAGGATTACCATGCTACATTTGTGGAAACAGTACCATTCAAGACAATTGCAACGTTCACAATCTTCCAAACGCTTTATCTTCTTGTATGCTTTGGACTAACTTGGGTTCCAATTGCTGGTGTCATGTTTCCAATGATGATCATGCTCTTAGTTCCTGTAAGACAGTACTTTCTCCCAAGATTTTTCAAAGGGCCACACCTTCAAGACTTGGATGCAGCATCATATGAAGAACAAACTGCTTTACCATATAACATTGCAACA CAATCAGAGTTTGGAGCTGGTGCCTCTCAAGTTGGTGAAGGTGAAATCTTAGATGAAGTTATAACTAGAAGCCGTGGAGAGTTTAGGCGCACTAACAGTCCTAAGGTCACAAGCTCAACTCCAACTCCAGGAAATGATCTCAAAGGCCTTCAGAGCCCAAGACTGTCATTCAATTCTCGCCGTGGCGAGCTTTCGGCCGAGCACAGTCCTCGGTCCGGCACAAGAGGTCCTCACAGTCCAATGGCCAGAGAAGTAAGGTTGGCAAACTTGGGAAGGAGTCCTCTTAGCTCTGATTCAAAACAGCACAACAACAAATAG